Proteins from one Mycobacterium sp. EPa45 genomic window:
- a CDS encoding virulence factor Mce family protein, translated as MLTRFIKTQLVMFGVLTVIALLVLGWYFLRLPTLAGIGQYELKANLPSSGGLYATANVTYRGITIGRVTDVEPTENGVRATMSISDKYKIPADATANVHSVSAVGEQYLDLVSDGNPGQYFSPGQTITKSTVPEEIGPALDAANKGLAALPADKIPVLLNETAQAVGGLGPALQRLVDGTQAIVTDFKTNIADVNDIIQNSAPIIDSQVNSSDAIQRWAANLDTITTQTAAQDQALRNGLSQAAPTADAVNAVFSDVREALPQTLANLEIVLDMLKRYHKGVEQSLVLLPQGASVAQSVASPYPGQAALDFGLTINQPPPCLTGFLPASQWRAPADLRPMPVENNLYCKIPKDTPANVVRGARNFPCVDVPGKRAATPMECRSNEPYTPLGNNPWYGDPNQVLNCPAPGARCDQPVNPGTVIPAPSINNGMNPLPADLLPGPTPPTSDPLSPPGTGTVQCNGQQPNPCTYTPAARNTAVYSPQSGELTGPDGVKYDVKNSSSTGDDGWKEMLAPAG; from the coding sequence ATGTTGACCCGTTTCATCAAGACGCAGCTCGTCATGTTCGGCGTGCTGACCGTGATCGCCCTGCTGGTGCTGGGCTGGTACTTCCTGCGGCTGCCGACGCTGGCCGGCATCGGGCAGTACGAGCTGAAGGCGAACCTGCCGTCCTCGGGCGGCCTGTACGCGACCGCCAACGTCACCTACCGGGGCATCACGATCGGGCGCGTCACGGATGTGGAGCCCACCGAGAACGGTGTCCGGGCGACGATGAGCATCAGTGACAAGTACAAAATCCCCGCTGATGCCACCGCCAATGTGCACTCGGTGTCCGCGGTGGGCGAGCAGTACCTGGATTTGGTGTCCGACGGCAACCCCGGGCAGTACTTCTCCCCTGGGCAGACGATCACCAAGTCGACGGTGCCGGAGGAGATCGGCCCGGCGCTCGATGCGGCCAACAAGGGTCTGGCGGCGCTGCCGGCCGACAAGATTCCGGTGCTGCTGAACGAAACCGCCCAGGCGGTCGGTGGTTTGGGGCCGGCGCTGCAGCGGCTGGTCGACGGCACGCAGGCGATCGTGACTGATTTCAAGACCAACATTGCCGACGTCAACGACATCATCCAGAATTCGGCGCCCATCATCGACAGCCAGGTCAACTCCTCGGATGCGATTCAGCGCTGGGCGGCCAACCTGGACACGATCACGACGCAGACCGCCGCGCAGGATCAGGCGCTACGCAATGGTCTGAGCCAGGCCGCTCCGACCGCCGATGCGGTCAACGCGGTGTTCAGCGATGTGCGGGAGGCGCTGCCGCAGACGCTGGCCAACCTGGAGATCGTGCTGGACATGCTCAAGCGCTATCACAAGGGTGTCGAGCAGTCGCTGGTGCTTCTCCCGCAGGGTGCGTCGGTGGCCCAGTCGGTGGCATCGCCCTATCCGGGTCAGGCCGCCCTGGACTTCGGCCTGACGATCAACCAGCCGCCGCCGTGTCTGACCGGCTTCCTGCCGGCCAGCCAGTGGCGTGCTCCGGCGGACTTGCGGCCGATGCCGGTGGAGAACAACCTCTACTGCAAGATTCCGAAGGACACCCCGGCCAACGTGGTCCGTGGTGCGCGTAACTTCCCCTGCGTCGACGTGCCCGGCAAGCGGGCCGCGACGCCGATGGAGTGCCGCAGCAACGAGCCCTACACCCCGCTGGGCAACAACCCCTGGTACGGCGACCCCAACCAGGTGCTGAACTGCCCGGCGCCGGGCGCTCGATGCGACCAGCCGGTCAACCCCGGTACCGTGATACCGGCACCGTCGATCAACAACGGGATGAACCCGTTACCGGCCGATCTGTTGCCAGGTCCGACGCCACCGACGAGTGACCCGCTCAGTCCACCCGGGACTGGCACCGTGCAGTGCAACGGCCAACAACCGAACCCCTGCACGTACACTCCGGCGGCACGTAATACGGCCGTCTATAGCCCGCAAAGCGGGGAATTGACTGGTCCTGACGGAGTGAAATACGACGTCAAGAACTCGAGCAGTACAGGAGACGACGGATGGAAGGAGATGCTGGCCCCGGCCGGCTGA
- a CDS encoding GlsB/YeaQ/YmgE family stress response membrane protein, producing MIGTIIGAIVVGLIVGALARLVMPGKQNIGVIMTILLGAVGSFLGSWIAYQVGYSNSNGGFAIIPFLVGIVVAAVLIAIYVAITGRSNRVHH from the coding sequence ATGATCGGAACGATTATCGGAGCCATCGTCGTCGGCCTGATTGTCGGCGCGCTGGCGCGACTGGTTATGCCCGGTAAGCAGAACATCGGCGTCATCATGACGATCCTGCTCGGTGCCGTCGGGTCCTTCCTGGGATCGTGGATCGCCTACCAGGTTGGCTATTCCAACTCCAACGGTGGCTTCGCGATCATCCCGTTCTTGGTCGGTATCGTCGTCGCCGCAGTGCTGATCGCCATCTACGTTGCGATCACCGGACGCAGCAACCGAGTCCACCACTAG
- a CDS encoding YoaK family protein — MAVASPVSERSTVVALLLLTFATGLVDAISVLMLGHVFVANMTGNVIFLGFWFVPHSGVDMTAAVVAFGFFLSGTVIGGRFARHLDHEVAVRVWLTAALGAEVVLLVVLAVLAGTGVLQYHDDGKLILIAGLAVAFGFQNAAARQFGIQELSTTVLTTTLVGIGFDSRLAGGTGQREKLRYSVVLTMLAGATVGATMSRFMVAPVIALAAAVVAASLAVFRYGPQPVTAPDSDH, encoded by the coding sequence ATGGCCGTCGCCTCGCCCGTATCGGAACGCTCGACCGTCGTCGCGCTGCTGCTGCTGACGTTCGCCACCGGTCTGGTCGACGCGATCAGCGTGTTAATGCTCGGGCACGTCTTCGTCGCGAACATGACCGGCAATGTGATCTTCCTGGGCTTCTGGTTCGTGCCGCATTCCGGGGTGGACATGACCGCCGCAGTGGTCGCCTTCGGCTTCTTCCTCAGCGGGACGGTCATCGGCGGGCGGTTCGCCCGCCACCTCGACCACGAGGTGGCGGTCCGGGTGTGGCTCACCGCCGCGCTGGGCGCCGAGGTGGTGCTGCTGGTGGTGCTGGCCGTGCTCGCCGGCACCGGTGTCCTTCAGTACCACGACGACGGCAAGCTGATCCTGATCGCCGGGCTGGCGGTGGCGTTCGGTTTTCAGAACGCCGCGGCCCGTCAGTTCGGCATCCAGGAACTCAGCACCACGGTGTTGACCACGACGCTGGTGGGGATCGGGTTCGACAGCCGGCTCGCGGGCGGGACCGGACAGCGGGAAAAGCTGCGCTACAGCGTGGTTTTGACGATGCTCGCCGGCGCGACGGTCGGGGCGACGATGTCGCGCTTCATGGTGGCCCCGGTGATCGCACTGGCTGCGGCTGTGGTGGCCGCCAGCCTGGCGGTCTTCCGGTACGGCCCGCAACCCGTGACGGCGCCGGATTCGGATCACTAG
- a CDS encoding mammalian cell entry protein, protein MSPRRKVEADDKDLFRLPEQQPRRWVLPLTAALAAVLIIAAITASALLLVKRETQRHDAVRDVAVLSFVRGFVTHYTSIDPFHANDYADKVLAQGTGQFAKLYQDKMNEVVIQVARAEPTTGTVQAVGIERWNRDGSADVVVAATTKTRMPDGKTIESGSRWVVTATQEGGAGGPWKISNLLQVI, encoded by the coding sequence GTGAGTCCCCGCCGCAAGGTCGAAGCCGACGACAAGGACCTGTTCCGGTTGCCCGAGCAGCAGCCGCGCCGCTGGGTGCTGCCGTTGACCGCCGCACTCGCGGCCGTGTTGATCATCGCCGCGATCACGGCCAGCGCGCTGCTTCTGGTCAAACGCGAAACCCAGCGACACGACGCCGTCCGGGATGTGGCGGTGCTGAGCTTCGTTCGCGGATTCGTCACCCACTACACGTCCATCGACCCGTTCCACGCCAACGACTACGCCGACAAGGTGCTGGCCCAGGGCACCGGGCAGTTCGCAAAGCTGTACCAGGACAAGATGAATGAGGTCGTCATCCAGGTGGCGCGCGCCGAGCCGACGACGGGGACCGTGCAGGCCGTCGGCATCGAGCGCTGGAACCGCGACGGCAGCGCCGACGTGGTCGTGGCCGCCACGACGAAGACCAGAATGCCCGACGGCAAGACCATCGAAAGCGGTAGCCGCTGGGTGGTCACCGCGACCCAAGAAGGAGGTGCAGGAGGTCCGTGGAAGATCAGCAACCTGCTGCAGGTGATCTGA
- a CDS encoding pirin-like bicupin family protein, with translation MAATVDIRRAADRAATKIDWLDSKHSFSFGHHYEPDNTHHGLLLVNNDDIVKPGTGFDTHPHRDMEIVTWVLQGSLVHQDSTGNSGVIYPGLAQRMSAGRGILHSEKNDSWTLTGNETHSEPVHFVQMWVVPDESGIDPGYQQLEIDDELLRGGLVTIASGMPEHKDQTAIAIRNRFAALHGARLQAGEAVELPEAPYLHLFVPRGEVTLEGAGTLSAGDAVRFTAAGGQKVTATSPSEILVWEMHAGLAG, from the coding sequence ATGGCCGCAACCGTCGACATCAGACGTGCCGCCGACCGGGCCGCGACGAAGATCGACTGGCTTGATTCCAAGCACTCGTTTTCGTTCGGCCACCACTACGAGCCCGACAACACCCACCACGGCCTGCTGCTGGTGAACAACGACGACATCGTCAAACCCGGCACGGGGTTCGACACCCACCCGCACCGCGATATGGAGATCGTCACCTGGGTGCTGCAGGGATCGCTGGTCCACCAGGACTCCACCGGCAACTCCGGCGTGATCTACCCCGGACTGGCCCAGCGGATGTCGGCAGGCCGCGGCATCCTGCACTCCGAGAAGAACGACTCGTGGACCCTGACCGGCAACGAAACACACAGTGAGCCAGTGCATTTCGTCCAGATGTGGGTGGTCCCTGACGAATCCGGTATCGACCCGGGCTACCAGCAGCTGGAGATCGACGACGAGCTGCTGCGCGGCGGACTGGTGACGATCGCCTCCGGCATGCCCGAGCACAAAGACCAGACCGCGATCGCGATCCGCAACCGGTTTGCGGCACTGCATGGCGCCCGGCTGCAGGCCGGTGAGGCCGTCGAGCTGCCCGAGGCGCCCTATCTGCACCTGTTCGTTCCGCGCGGCGAGGTGACGCTCGAGGGCGCGGGCACGCTCTCCGCGGGCGACGCAGTGCGGTTCACCGCCGCCGGCGGTCAGAAGGTGACCGCCACCTCGCCCTCGGAGATCCTCGTATGGGAGATGCATGCCGGGCTGGCGGGCTAA
- a CDS encoding MarR family winged helix-turn-helix transcriptional regulator yields MTCHIFRYGGAVAQRWLTDDQQRIWRNYLALSGRLQAAMNRRLQARCGLSLADYEVLVALSERGPTRVLELAAALGWEQSRLSHQLTRMRGRGLLLRHGSENDRRGATVEITAAGSDALRTAAPDHVALVRSVLFDGVTATQLRDFDAVITMALNRLAE; encoded by the coding sequence ATGACGTGTCATATATTCCGCTATGGTGGAGCGGTGGCCCAGCGCTGGTTGACCGACGACCAACAGCGAATCTGGCGCAACTACCTGGCGTTGAGCGGTCGGCTGCAGGCCGCGATGAACCGCCGGCTGCAGGCGCGGTGCGGGCTGTCTCTTGCCGATTACGAGGTGCTGGTAGCGCTTTCAGAACGGGGTCCCACTCGAGTGCTCGAACTGGCCGCCGCACTGGGGTGGGAGCAGAGCAGGCTTTCTCATCAGCTGACCCGGATGCGCGGTCGCGGCCTGCTGCTGCGCCACGGCAGCGAGAACGACCGGCGGGGCGCCACCGTCGAGATCACCGCCGCCGGGAGCGACGCGCTGCGCACGGCGGCACCCGACCACGTCGCGCTGGTGCGTTCGGTGTTGTTCGACGGGGTGACGGCGACGCAGTTGCGCGACTTCGACGCGGTGATCACCATGGCGTTGAACCGGCTGGCTGAATAA
- a CDS encoding SDR family oxidoreductase, which yields MPTVLVTGAARGIGRSIVNHLAAAGWDVVGGVRSAADADALSELPRVSAVMLDVTDEAQVAALPDALPDRLDAVVNNAGIAVSGPLEGLTPAEIRQQLEVNVVGQLAVTQAVLPLLRESRGRVVFISSVNGQLSAPMMGAYSASKFALEAAADALRVELRPWHIAVSVVQPAQTDTDLWRNADQSVVEMEAALSPRHRALYTRHIAGMRKAIPMSQRLAVDPEKVAKVVLEALTARRPRARYPVGLATTVQMSLMTKLPTRARDALLRRVFGQP from the coding sequence ATGCCTACTGTCCTGGTCACCGGCGCAGCCCGGGGAATCGGCAGATCGATCGTGAATCACCTGGCCGCTGCCGGCTGGGATGTCGTCGGCGGGGTTCGCTCGGCCGCTGACGCCGACGCGTTGTCGGAACTGCCGAGAGTCAGCGCCGTCATGCTGGACGTCACCGACGAGGCGCAGGTTGCCGCCCTTCCCGACGCGTTGCCCGACCGACTCGACGCGGTGGTCAACAATGCCGGGATCGCCGTCAGCGGCCCGCTGGAAGGCCTCACACCGGCTGAGATTCGGCAGCAGCTGGAAGTCAATGTCGTCGGCCAACTCGCCGTCACCCAGGCGGTGCTTCCGCTGCTGCGCGAGTCGCGCGGTCGGGTCGTGTTCATTTCCAGTGTGAACGGCCAGCTTTCGGCACCGATGATGGGTGCCTACAGTGCGTCGAAGTTCGCGCTCGAGGCGGCGGCCGACGCGTTGCGAGTCGAATTGCGGCCCTGGCACATCGCGGTGAGCGTGGTCCAGCCGGCTCAGACCGACACCGACCTGTGGCGCAATGCCGACCAGAGCGTCGTCGAGATGGAAGCCGCGCTGTCACCGCGGCACCGCGCGCTCTACACCAGACACATTGCGGGTATGCGGAAAGCGATTCCGATGTCACAGCGCCTCGCGGTGGATCCGGAGAAGGTGGCCAAGGTGGTGCTCGAGGCGCTCACCGCTCGCAGGCCGCGGGCGCGATACCCCGTGGGGCTGGCCACCACAGTGCAGATGTCTCTGATGACGAAGCTGCCCACCCGCGCGCGGGATGCGCTCCTGCGCAGGGTGTTCGGCCAGCCCTGA
- a CDS encoding RDD family protein — MTVTVPEADTGAEAEVEATEVAHQAAAGVPASWAARAGAFTVDVFFGVGVVITCLLVAWTAPLRGWLWWVAVALAGAVFLAVAVNRLLLPVITGWTLGRSLAGIAVVGRDGAAVGPWRLLVRDLAHLLDTLAVFLGWLWPLWDSRGRTFADLLTRTEVHRVEGELPNRRRLAGALLVGLAVLAAGATALAYFGVYRPERAVEQARQQLAVEGPKIVTQMLSYDVASIDSDFARARNLATDSYRKKLVAEQDSVRKSGPVDNDYWVTNSAVLTNTRDRAEMLLLMQGQRGEAPKQRLITATLQVSFERSASGQWQVSNLSVLAKPNPAGEPK, encoded by the coding sequence GTGACGGTGACGGTCCCCGAAGCGGACACCGGCGCCGAGGCCGAAGTCGAAGCCACCGAGGTCGCCCATCAGGCTGCCGCCGGGGTGCCGGCCAGCTGGGCGGCACGGGCCGGTGCATTCACCGTCGACGTGTTCTTCGGCGTCGGCGTGGTGATCACCTGCCTGCTGGTGGCGTGGACCGCGCCGCTGCGCGGATGGTTGTGGTGGGTCGCGGTCGCACTGGCGGGAGCGGTTTTCCTGGCGGTGGCCGTCAACCGGTTGCTGCTGCCGGTGATCACCGGGTGGACCCTGGGCCGCTCGCTGGCGGGGATCGCCGTTGTCGGCCGCGATGGCGCAGCGGTGGGTCCGTGGCGGCTGCTGGTCCGCGATCTGGCTCATCTGCTCGACACCCTCGCGGTGTTCCTCGGCTGGCTGTGGCCGTTGTGGGATTCACGCGGGCGGACCTTTGCCGACCTGCTCACCCGCACCGAAGTCCACCGCGTCGAAGGTGAGCTGCCCAACCGGCGCCGGCTGGCCGGCGCGCTGCTGGTGGGGCTCGCCGTGCTGGCCGCAGGCGCCACCGCCCTGGCCTACTTCGGGGTGTACCGGCCCGAACGTGCCGTCGAGCAGGCCCGCCAGCAGCTGGCGGTGGAGGGGCCAAAGATCGTCACCCAGATGCTGAGCTACGACGTCGCCTCGATCGACAGCGACTTCGCCCGCGCCCGTAATCTGGCCACCGACAGCTATCGGAAAAAGCTTGTGGCAGAGCAGGATTCGGTTCGCAAGAGCGGGCCCGTCGACAACGACTACTGGGTCACCAACAGCGCTGTGCTGACCAACACCCGGGATCGGGCGGAGATGCTGCTGCTCATGCAGGGGCAGCGTGGCGAGGCACCCAAGCAGCGGCTGATCACCGCCACCCTGCAGGTGAGCTTCGAGCGGTCCGCCAGCGGCCAGTGGCAGGTGTCCAACCTCTCGGTGCTGGCCAAGCCCAACCCTGCGGGGGAGCCGAAGTGA
- a CDS encoding sorbosone dehydrogenase family protein, translated as MPGWRAKAACAAVTVLTAACGHPAPPAPPASAPAGLAPVPVAVPAELGGTPFDMPRRALVPPGWTMAVWARVPKARLAAWAPDGALLVSVPAAGRVLRLVPARPRPQQSVLLDGLDQPHGLAFDGGTLYVAESDEVDAFDYRGSVADGRRVVAGGLPDDRSPELGGAYAHALKSVAVGRDGAVYFSIGSTGNITADDRTAEPPRATIMRIPPEGGPARPFATGVRNGTGLAVAPDGAVWTAVNNRDQVPDPRPGPSYGRITDYVNDNPPESVARLTPGRELGWPYCNPDVGDGPAFVRDVQTNADGSKLDCAALPPVEQTLGAHSAPLGLSFTTGALPPPYDSGALAGVHGSWNRTPARAPEVSFFAWDAGSLASTLGPQRTLVGGFQDQDGSRWGRPVAAVAGPDGAVYITDDYAGAVYRLAPPGR; from the coding sequence ATGCCGGGCTGGCGGGCTAAGGCCGCCTGCGCCGCTGTCACGGTGCTGACGGCGGCGTGTGGGCATCCCGCGCCGCCGGCTCCCCCGGCATCGGCGCCGGCCGGCCTGGCGCCGGTCCCCGTCGCGGTGCCGGCCGAACTCGGCGGCACGCCGTTCGACATGCCCCGCCGGGCCCTCGTACCACCGGGCTGGACCATGGCGGTCTGGGCCCGCGTCCCTAAGGCGAGGCTGGCGGCGTGGGCGCCGGATGGGGCGTTGCTGGTCTCGGTGCCGGCCGCGGGCCGGGTGCTGCGACTGGTCCCCGCCCGACCTCGACCGCAACAATCGGTGTTGCTCGACGGGCTGGATCAGCCACATGGCCTCGCCTTCGACGGCGGCACGCTCTATGTCGCCGAAAGCGATGAGGTCGATGCATTCGACTATCGCGGGTCGGTGGCCGATGGCCGCCGGGTCGTCGCCGGGGGGCTGCCCGACGATCGCAGTCCTGAACTCGGGGGCGCGTACGCGCATGCCCTCAAGAGCGTCGCCGTCGGCCGGGACGGCGCCGTCTACTTCTCGATCGGCTCCACCGGCAACATCACCGCCGACGACAGGACGGCCGAACCGCCCCGCGCCACCATCATGCGGATTCCGCCCGAGGGTGGTCCGGCGCGCCCCTTCGCCACCGGTGTCCGCAACGGCACCGGACTGGCCGTCGCTCCCGACGGCGCAGTGTGGACGGCGGTCAACAACCGCGACCAAGTCCCCGACCCGCGGCCCGGGCCGTCGTACGGGAGGATCACCGACTACGTCAACGACAACCCACCCGAGTCGGTCGCCCGGTTGACACCGGGGCGCGAACTCGGTTGGCCCTACTGCAATCCCGACGTCGGCGACGGACCGGCGTTCGTGCGCGATGTCCAGACCAATGCCGACGGCAGCAAGCTCGACTGCGCGGCGCTGCCGCCGGTCGAGCAGACGCTCGGGGCGCATTCGGCGCCGCTGGGGTTGAGCTTCACCACCGGCGCGCTGCCCCCACCATACGACTCCGGCGCCCTGGCCGGGGTACACGGCTCATGGAACCGCACCCCGGCAAGAGCGCCGGAGGTTTCGTTCTTCGCTTGGGACGCAGGGTCGTTGGCTTCAACTCTGGGCCCGCAGCGGACCTTGGTCGGAGGATTCCAGGACCAGGATGGTTCGCGCTGGGGGCGTCCCGTCGCGGCCGTAGCGGGCCCGGACGGCGCGGTGTACATCACCGACGACTATGCCGGTGCGGTGTATCGCCTTGCGCCGCCGGGCCGCTGA
- a CDS encoding virulence factor Mce family protein produces the protein MSTTRRFGWRGFVLVLTAMILTSCGWRGIANVPMPGGPGTGKDTMTIYVQMPDTLALNVNSRVRVADVFVGSVRAIELKNWIPTLTLALQPGVKLPANAIARIGQTSLLGTQHVELDPPPNPSSEPLRNGATIPLKNSQSFPTTERTLASIATVLRGGGISNLEVIQTEVANILDGNGEQIRDFLTKLDTFTDQLNQQREDLTRAIDKTNELLSIVAARNNTLDRVLTEFPPLIKYFADARDRFTGAVEALGRFSKVTADTFSEARANFDTNLELLQRPLKQLGRAAPYLIDSLKLVITAPYPIDNIPKVIRGDYINTSATFDLTLSSIDNAFLTGTGVSGMLRALEQAWGRDPQTMIPDVRFTPHPNMTDGGPYVERGE, from the coding sequence CTGAGCACCACCCGTCGGTTCGGCTGGCGTGGTTTCGTGTTGGTCCTGACCGCGATGATCCTGACGTCGTGCGGATGGCGCGGTATCGCCAATGTCCCCATGCCGGGCGGTCCCGGCACCGGCAAGGACACCATGACGATCTACGTCCAGATGCCGGATACGTTGGCGCTCAACGTCAACAGCCGGGTCCGCGTCGCCGACGTCTTCGTAGGTTCGGTACGTGCCATCGAGCTGAAGAACTGGATCCCGACGCTGACGCTCGCGCTGCAGCCCGGAGTCAAGCTGCCCGCCAACGCAATTGCGCGCATCGGGCAGACCAGCCTGCTGGGCACCCAGCACGTCGAGTTGGATCCGCCGCCGAATCCGTCGTCGGAGCCGCTGCGCAACGGCGCGACGATTCCGCTGAAGAACTCGCAGTCGTTCCCGACCACCGAGCGCACCCTGGCCAGCATCGCCACCGTGCTGCGCGGCGGCGGCATCTCGAATCTGGAGGTCATCCAGACCGAAGTCGCCAACATTCTGGACGGCAACGGCGAACAGATCCGCGACTTCCTCACCAAGCTGGACACGTTCACCGACCAGCTCAATCAGCAGCGTGAAGACTTGACCCGGGCGATCGACAAGACCAACGAACTGCTGTCGATCGTGGCCGCGCGCAACAACACCCTGGACCGGGTGCTGACCGAATTCCCGCCGCTGATCAAGTATTTCGCGGACGCCAGGGACCGGTTCACCGGTGCGGTCGAGGCGCTCGGCCGGTTCAGCAAGGTCACCGCCGACACCTTCTCGGAGGCGCGGGCCAACTTCGATACGAACCTCGAGCTGTTGCAGCGGCCGCTCAAGCAGCTCGGCCGGGCGGCGCCTTACCTGATCGACTCGCTGAAGCTGGTCATCACGGCTCCGTACCCGATCGACAACATCCCGAAGGTAATTCGTGGTGACTACATCAACACGTCGGCCACCTTCGACCTGACGCTGAGCTCGATCGACAACGCGTTCCTCACCGGTACCGGTGTGTCCGGAATGCTGCGTGCCCTCGAGCAGGCATGGGGTCGCGATCCGCAGACGATGATCCCGGATGTTCGGTTCACGCCTCACCCGAACATGACCGACGGGGGACCGTATGTCGAGCGCGGCGAGTGA
- a CDS encoding phosphodiester glycosidase family protein: protein MAAVSCLTLAATTGMPVASADGRAQLAQAIATTRGSYLVYNFGSGFPAPMLSAGGNWYELTNGGHLMIIKAASSRLTPRLLVDSHSGYQARCERTPGTRTREGLVQASETYTPLQAWQALGQPTIAVNANFFDVRGQQAGSWKSTGCSSPLGAYVDSTQGQGRANAAVTGTIAYAGKQALSGGDEVWTALSTMILPVAGAPFVVAPKSPDDYDAATPVIQGLLDKGTRFVAVSGLGLLAPGDTGQMNDGGPSAARTALAYARDKDEMYVFQGGSYTPDQIQDLFRGLGSDTAILLDGGGSSAIVLRRDTGGMWAGAGVPRGSCDTMAVLCDSRERALPAWLGFN from the coding sequence ATGGCCGCGGTGAGCTGCCTGACACTGGCGGCCACCACCGGCATGCCCGTCGCGTCCGCCGACGGCCGCGCGCAACTGGCCCAGGCGATCGCCACCACGCGCGGCAGCTACCTGGTTTACAACTTCGGAAGCGGCTTTCCCGCACCGATGCTCAGCGCCGGTGGCAACTGGTACGAGCTGACCAACGGCGGCCACCTGATGATCATCAAGGCCGCATCCAGCCGGTTGACCCCCCGACTCCTGGTCGACAGCCACAGCGGCTATCAGGCCCGGTGCGAACGGACGCCCGGCACGCGCACCCGTGAGGGTCTGGTGCAGGCGTCGGAGACCTACACCCCGCTGCAGGCGTGGCAGGCACTCGGGCAGCCGACAATCGCGGTCAACGCCAACTTCTTCGATGTCCGTGGGCAGCAAGCCGGTTCGTGGAAATCGACGGGCTGCAGTTCGCCGCTGGGCGCCTACGTCGACAGCACGCAGGGACAGGGCAGGGCCAACGCGGCGGTGACCGGGACCATCGCCTACGCCGGCAAGCAGGCACTGTCCGGCGGCGACGAGGTGTGGACCGCGTTGAGCACGATGATCCTGCCCGTCGCCGGCGCGCCGTTCGTCGTGGCACCGAAGTCGCCGGACGACTACGACGCCGCGACCCCGGTGATCCAGGGGCTGCTCGACAAGGGCACCCGGTTCGTGGCGGTCAGCGGGCTGGGGCTACTGGCGCCGGGCGACACCGGGCAGATGAACGACGGCGGACCGAGCGCAGCACGCACCGCCCTGGCCTATGCCAGGGACAAGGACGAGATGTATGTCTTCCAAGGTGGCAGCTACACCCCGGATCAGATCCAGGATCTGTTCCGCGGCCTGGGCAGCGACACGGCGATCCTGCTCGACGGCGGCGGCTCGTCGGCGATCGTGCTTCGGCGCGACACCGGCGGGATGTGGGCGGGCGCCGGTGTGCCGAGGGGTTCCTGCGACACGATGGCTGTGCTGTGCGACTCCCGTGAGCGTGCGCTTCCCGCCTGGCTCGGATTCAACTGA
- a CDS encoding fructosamine kinase family protein, which produces MAEFVKRNTAAPPGFFACEAAGLRWLASAPGGVPCARVLRYDDTSLTLERLRSAPPSEEAAETFGRRLAITHDAGAAGFGAAPPGWHGAGFFGPLDHPLAMSLTVHPRWGGFYADERLTPMLKLATGIGPAGRRLIDGVVERCRRGDFDDDDAPARLHGDLWSGNVMWTDSGAVLIDPAAHGGHRETDLAMLALFGCPHLESVYAGYQSMHPLGEGWRDRIPLHQLYPLLAHVALFGAGYAAQTVRAARTAMEIS; this is translated from the coding sequence ATGGCTGAGTTCGTCAAACGGAACACTGCTGCGCCGCCCGGCTTCTTCGCCTGTGAGGCAGCAGGTTTGAGATGGCTGGCGAGTGCGCCGGGCGGGGTGCCGTGTGCGAGGGTGCTCCGGTACGACGACACCAGCCTGACATTGGAGCGGCTGCGCTCCGCGCCGCCGAGCGAGGAGGCCGCCGAAACCTTCGGGCGGCGGCTGGCGATCACGCACGACGCCGGGGCAGCGGGCTTCGGCGCCGCGCCACCGGGCTGGCACGGCGCGGGATTCTTCGGCCCCCTCGATCATCCGCTGGCGATGAGCCTGACCGTTCATCCCCGCTGGGGCGGCTTTTACGCCGACGAACGGCTGACGCCGATGCTGAAACTGGCCACCGGTATCGGCCCGGCCGGGCGCAGGTTGATCGACGGCGTCGTAGAGCGTTGTCGGCGAGGCGATTTCGACGACGACGATGCCCCCGCCCGCCTACACGGTGACCTGTGGAGCGGAAACGTGATGTGGACCGATTCCGGTGCGGTGCTCATCGACCCCGCCGCGCACGGCGGGCATCGCGAAACCGACCTCGCGATGCTGGCGTTGTTCGGCTGCCCGCACCTGGAGTCCGTCTATGCCGGATATCAGAGCATGCACCCGCTTGGCGAGGGATGGCGCGACCGCATCCCGCTGCACCAGCTCTATCCGTTGCTGGCGCACGTCGCCCTGTTCGGCGCGGGCTATGCCGCCCAGACGGTGCGTGCTGCGCGAACGGCCATGGAAATCAGTTGA